The Geothrix sp. genome has a window encoding:
- a CDS encoding MerR family transcriptional regulator, with protein MQAVLEPRPTTTPRMLKIGQLAARSGLTARNLRFYADAGVFGELPRSTKGYRLFPQEAVQWVRVLKASQAAGFSLDEVQELLRALRQDSAPCAHVREALGGKLSALEAKLSEIQLLVEILRITLGTPDGQSSALGCNLMETLLAEAQRLPARA; from the coding sequence ATGCAGGCCGTTCTCGAACCCCGCCCCACCACCACGCCCCGGATGCTGAAGATCGGCCAACTGGCCGCGCGGTCCGGGCTCACCGCCCGGAATCTGCGGTTTTACGCCGATGCCGGGGTCTTCGGGGAACTGCCCCGCTCGACCAAGGGCTACCGGCTCTTCCCGCAGGAAGCCGTCCAGTGGGTGCGCGTACTCAAGGCCTCCCAGGCGGCAGGCTTTTCGCTCGATGAGGTCCAGGAGCTGTTGCGGGCCCTGCGCCAGGACAGCGCCCCTTGCGCCCATGTGCGGGAGGCCCTGGGCGGCAAGCTCAGCGCCCTGGAGGCCAAGCTGAGCGAAATCCAGCTGCTGGTGGAGATTCTGAGGATCACCCTCGGCACACCGGACGGCCAGAGCAGCGCCCTGGGCTGCAACCTGATGGAAACCCTGCTGGCCGAAGCCCAGCGCCTGCCGGCGCGGGCCTGA